In the genome of Phycodurus eques isolate BA_2022a chromosome 22, UOR_Pequ_1.1, whole genome shotgun sequence, the window aaattcatCCAATTTATGTGCTTATTACATGTTCTGTAactcatttgaataaaaaacatATGTGATGTGTGTAaactttacagtatttttatttatagcataaaaatggccaataaaacTGAAGTTGTAATTTCCCCCTCGTGTCTCACGCCTGCATCTTGTTCCTGTACTCGTCCATGTATGGTTGAATCTCAGCCCACACCTGGAAGCAGTCAAAGGATACACAAACTCTGTATTTTGAATGTTGAGTTGTCGATTTTGTTTGGGGCGCACTTGCCTTTTGCTGTCTGAGGAGTGTGTGCGCAGCCTCTATATCAGGGCTCATGATGCGGTCTTTATCCCAGGCACTGGGGAGATTATGTCATTTGTTAGCCTAATATAATTGCTTAAATCAATTCTGACTTCCTGTCACAATACCAATTTCAAAAACAGTACCGATGTGCtttcaaaaaatacataatttcttTATTTGTAGATTTTCAGTCACCCAGGTCAcagtaatctgcaaaggttgtgaacaattttacatacacagtacatttaacaattataaaacaatcataatttaacaaaaaatgaGTACATTAAATTtcacatcttgttttttttttaacttattatttgtgttaattaaaaaaatagtaacattattttacaaatacgTTTAACAGAAATGAGAATAaattattaaagaaaaatacatatcTTACATAAACATTACATGTACGTATACAcctttaatcatttttttttgtaaaagtcaaatgtggcccctgaaTACAAAAGTTTGCCCAAACTGGCATGTGGGACACTGGTTACGACACAATGTGGTGGTATTGCATATTAGTGAGAGGCATCCTACCTGACTACAGAGCGTACAAGTTGGTAGACCCTCTGTAGAGGAGCGGTGGTCTTGAGGGGACGCAGAAACTCCAGAGCCTGACAGGCAGCCAGCAGCTCGATGGCCAGCACTGGAAAACATGACGCCACCATTTTGATATATGAACATGATTGTAAAGCGTGTGAATCCACTAGTGGGGGACGGGTGACCTTGCTCCACATGCTCCACGACTCTGAGAGCTTTGCGGGCAGCCCAGCCGCCCATGGACACGTGGTCCTCCGTGGCGGCACTGGTGGACAGGGAGTCAACGGAGGCCGGGTGGCATAGAGCCTTGGACTCGGACACTGTGACGGGATAACAATTAGGAGTTTTCCGGATTCAAAGGAAGCTAATCCAGAGACGAACCCAAAGCGGCGGCAGTGCAGTGTGCGATCATGAAGCCCGAGTTCAAGCCTCCGTCTTTGACCAGGAAGGCCGGCAGCTCGCTGAGGGCCGGGTTCACCAGCCTCTCGATCCTCCTCTCGCTGAAACTGGCCAGCTCGTGCACACCTATGGCCAGGTAGTCCAGcgcctgaaaaaaatacaaatagatgATGGTTTTGATGAGACTGTGGTGCTTGGAAGTGAAATTGTTCAATTCCTGTGTGGCGCAGAAGTTAAGTGCAAACCCTGCGACCGAAGGTTCACTGGTCCTTATCCCACCCAAGTGCGTACCATCACTGAGTCCCTGAGCAAGACACCCAACCCACATTGGCCATGAattaatgtggttggatgttcgTTCAGTGCTGATCGCAGAGGCCggaggcgcagaatggcagccacgcttctgtcAGACTAAATAGCTAGctctgtggagtgaatgaataatgtatgcAATTATAGTGTCGAGAGCGCGAAATAAGTATCatgccttattattattatttatgtattccttgtttaaaaaaattgttgtctatatattaaataattttacattagatattttgtaatttaccctttaaaaatgttttttaattcatgaaGGGAGAACCTCACCGGGATTTGGTGGAAGGAGGCCATTTGCCTTCGAACAGTTGAGTTTGGCAATAGACAAGCGCAGTAGAAAAGGAAAGAATGAGGCAAGATGTATTATAACATATGTAGTGCTGCCTCATTGTGTCCGACGACTCCCTTTCCACCGTTTTGCTTGCCAACCCAAACAGAATTACGGATCGGATGGATCATCGGCTATGACATCATCGTACCTTCGCAGGATACTCTCCGTGGAAATTCCCACAAGATAAGGTCTCTCCGCTCTCCGCAAACACCAGCTGAAGTCAAGTTGAGGACCCACCGTGTACATTTGACTTAGTGGAGTGAGAAACACTTAGACCCTGTGGACATATTGTGAATTATAGCCAGCCAGGACAAAAAAGAGCTTTTGGGGTTCACACGAGAATATTATGTTACCATTGTGCTCAGTGCAGTTAATTAGTTGTCTTTACATCCATTATAGACATTTCTGTGACTTTAAATctacattttatattattacatatgactaaatacagaacaaaaaatacaaaataccaaaaaaaagtatataatgaacaaatattttgtaaagCTGAGAATATCAAGCAGTTGACTaataactaatttaaaaaaaatattttatatattatatattttatctgacattatatacttttaaaatacatatttaaaaaaaccaaatatgtaatattaaaaagtaGAAACACTTTCTAAAAATCTTAATatcaatataatttttaaaccctactttatatatttgtatacagtaatatattatgcatacaaatataaattaaCCTGAATAAATCATAGGATAATAATactgaaaaaatataacaaataaataataaaaatatatttaaattatatCTGGCGAttgaacaatacaaaatatcCTATTATATTGGTGTTGGCAAAGGATACAGGGTTGTCAGTGGCGCTGTTCATCTCAGTTGTAATGATCATCCGGACAAACTTGATGGTGTCATTCACAATTCCATGAACCTGCAACAAGGAAAACCATGCAGCCAAttaaaaggaaggaaaaaggTGAATTAAAGGACAAAGCCGAATGAACTCCtcaattaaaatgaaactaCACCTGCGGGATGCAGCGCAGTGTGTAGGCATCTTGGACACGATTGCAGGATCTGTGACTTTCTTCAGGAGGATGATCGTCAAAGTCAACATTTATAGGACACCGAATTTgaaatattagagcataatagtTGAGGTATCCACCTGAAATCTGCGAGGGGAAAATGGGAGAATCCAAAAGAGCGCAGATTCTCTCGGCCACTTCTATCTGTCCAGGATGTGGTCTCACCGCATGGATAGCTATAACGCATATAGAAATATTGAGATAGTAGCATGGAAAAAGGAAATCTACATGTAATTAAATAAGACGTAAGAGAatttgagggggggaaaaatgacattttacttgccttatacaaatagttgggtcgatttattatttacataacgagtgtctgctgcatgcgccacattaACTGACATGCGTAGGAAGTGCTGCTTCCATGAgtgaaaacacatttgtctTTATGGGTGCTCACTACCTCTGACCGTTGTAATGTTTGGTTTAGAATGTATGATCATTCTTATGCTGTTTTCCTCTTTTGAGATTCCCCCATGACCCTTCAAAGACCCATAGGTGCTTTCTGTGGCATGTTTCTGGTGGCAACATAGACAGTTCACTGGACTGTTTCAGAAATACACTACATTCAGTTCACATTTGCTCAAAAGTATGAGCAAGGTCACGAGCTGTCGTTCAATGAGGTCGTTCAGGTACAACGCTGGCCGTTACCGTGGTGGAAGGGTCTGGCGCTTCCTCTCAGTGCCTCCAAACTTAAGGCGGCGACGACATCGGCTTGTCTGGCCACGCCCAACGCTCGCTCCACAGCCTCTGCCCCCAGTGATGAGATCAGCTGAGTGCCATTGATCGCAGCTATGCCCTATCATCacaaattacttttaaaaaatgaacatgAAACAACAAGTTCTTTTCAGGCAAATGACATTGAAGGAGCTCGCTTGCACATATCTCTGAGAAATGAATGACGCACACGTGAGAAGCTGAAGAGGTTTGTTTTCACACAATTACAGTAGAACACCGCCAAAATTGGACAGGAATAAAAGTAAGCCTTTGCCTTTtagggggcgtggcctagtgagtgacatcaggggCTGGACTCGGGTTGCGCGAGtacagcagctccttgagaGTGTTCGCATTTTGTATTTATCCTTGCCCACGTGGGGGCATTACAGCACCGTAACTGCtcctttttcacttcacttcagAAAACCCATAAAGTGGAGCACTCAATTAAGTCAAGACAAGGTATTGCAACATAATTTTGAGTGATAATTTGGGTAAGTAAATAGCCTTGAGGAATTCTTACCTCTTTTGGCTTGAGCACGAGAGGTTTGAGACCATTTCCTTTTAGTACCTGCAAAAAACGACCCGAAAGGTTCTGAATGCAAAGGCAAAAATACCGATTTATGTTTTCTAAACAATTACTTAGCTTTTTCATCTGTCTTGATAACAGCCCTTGAGAATTTTCCATTACTTTTTTGACGAAACCAAAGACTGTATTAATTGGCTTCAAACTGCAGTGAAGGTGGTTTCGACAACCGTGCAACCTCACTACGGGTTCATCAACATGATGGTAGCGGGAAAGTGCAAACTCACCGCCTCGGCGTCGGCCCAGCCGCTCTGTGGCGACCACATTCTGCCCTCCCCCATCAGGCCCAGGGCGAGGTGGGCCAGGGGGGCCAagtcgccgctcgcccccaaCGTGCCCTTCTCCGGGACCCAGGACAGGCAAGATGCTGCAACACACATATGCAAACAATCTTAACCCTTGCATAGCGTCAACGTTCCATGCACACACGCTATGTGCTTGGTATATTTTCACCCGGGTCAAGAATTCCCCCATAAAAATGGTCTCCATCAAATTAGGAACTTTAGATCTTTTCAAAAACTATTCATTTTTAATAGTCCGCCTGACATTAATAAATGGATAAACGTTAACGGCAAAATTAGGTAAGACTCACTGCACCATTGTTGTGAAGCGCATGTATTATTGTAGTGGGGTTGCAGTCCAATATACATATgtaaataaggtaaccaaaatagtAGCAATACGGATGACTAGATCTCATTAATTGTGCAGGTGGTTGTTAGTATTGTAACTGGTGAGTGTTTGTGTAACActtaagaataaataaatacattgagacGACATTATGGGATTCAAAGGCACCGGCGTACCATTGAAGGCCTTGATCATGGCATCAAGGGTTTCCATGGAGATGCCACTGTAGCCTTTGGCCAGTACGTTGATTCTCTGCGCCAGCAGCATACGCGTCCTCTCCACGCTCAAGGGGGGGCCCACACCTTCACACAGAGACACGCACCCCAAGTGAGCGAGGTCGCTTATTGGAGGAAAATTTGAGTGTGTTACACGCGGGTGAGCTACCGGCACTGTGCGAGCGAACAAGATTCTCTTGCAGTTgcctgaaaaaaaagagaaaaggattGGAGAGGGAGATGTGTTGTTTATTCGATGAGTTGATCCTTGTTAATAAATTACTTACACCAGTTGTTCAGCTggtatgcgtgtgtgcgcaaATTTCCCAAAACCAGTGTTGACTCCATACACAACTGTAGATAAACATAACACTagaattgctgaaaaaaagggctttgttttttcttctttgaaagAACACTGAATACCTTTGCCTTCCGTTGTAAAGCCTTCAATCACTGCTCTGGATTTATTAACTCTGTCGACTGCCTCTGGGGTTAACTGAGGGAgttgaataaaattaaaagacctcaaataaaaagtacagaaaaatatacataaatacatatgtatatatacatatacaaatatatgcagaaataaaatacatatatactcAATTTCATCTGATCTGACTGAATCTGTATATAAGCGTAATGCATTATTACTACTAGAACAGCTTAACTTTAGGGTTAATCAGACGCACTTTGAATGGTGGTGCCGCCTCATTTAAAATTTCAATgcgattggttcattctgaacacatgACAGgatataagagggtgtgcacacttgtgcaacaatACAACACGgtattatctcagttgtttatttgaaCTTTCCCTCTCGAAAAGTCGACGCCGGTCAGCGTTTACAACCGTGGAAAAGAAGActtttgaaattatttgtcttggtctcattattTACTCCACCAATACCTGGCGTTCGAACAGGggggtgtagactttttataccgTACCGGATATTTCGATATGAACCTGTGAGCCACTCATTATCTTAGTGAAAAATGTTAACTACCGTAGATGAGCTAACTCACCTTTATTTTGTACAAGCCCTGGCCCAAAGCCACCAGATCTGACGTGGTCAGACCGTTGCCGTCCAGAGAGATCAACTGACGAGACACACATTCATTAAAAACCGTTACCTGAGAATAGGATTTTCCGATTAATtacatttgtgaaaataaagaacACACCTTAGTGGGCTCCTGGTAGGGGTGCCTATTTAAAAGCAGGTTAAAGAAGTTTCAGTCTGTGAAACTATTTCTTTGTCTTTCATAGTCATTGAAAGGATACACTGTTGTGGCCAACAGAGAAGCGCTAATCTTGTCATCTTCATCTGCCAacactgacaacaacaacaacaaaaagagagaaaatccTCAGTTGAACCCCAGATGAGCTACTGTTTTTGTACGCGTCGGAGACAGCGACCTAATTGAACAAAGTCATTGTGGTCGAGGACGGCCGCCGCGCTGTCATCGTGGTCAAGAAGCTCGCCGCTTCGACACCTCCGCATGCCGAACTCCGACTCGCCGGGTCCCTTTTCCAGATTGCTGGCCCGGTAGTAGCGTTGCAGGGCCGTGGAGCCGAGCGACCGCACGGAGGGCGAGGGGACCCCGATGGCCACCCGGAACCAGTCGCCTCGAACGCAGACAGACACGCAACGCATTATCACGAGAAAAGGAAAGAATGGAGACAAACTATGACAGACTGAACCGGTTTTATCTATTACTCTGTTGTCTCGCCACACCTTCCCTGACTCATTAACCCCCCTTCtgaatgatttattttctttttaatcaaaGAGCACCCAATTTCTAACAGTGGTGGTCTAATATTTGTTCTATGAAATTGTGttcatttattcccaacagtctatatTTAggagcatttctcttggctgcactgacttcaggattttaattttttattttttttgtccaatcagatttcagcctccatgtgttgccatgtcaatctaatctgcccagggcctccAGAATCAGTGGTAATTTAAACTCTATTAGCAACGG includes:
- the LOC133397072 gene encoding histidine ammonia-lyase-like isoform X2: MLTGQQRHQTNVPKQAASPPAPWCPGTCYLVGNGQVTTPNRKQRTDGLRGVRKSWRGPITKDAASSCQRTSSYLIRVCFGGDWFRVAIGVPSPSVRSLGSTALQRYYRASNLEKGPGESEFGMRRCRSGELLDHDDSAAAVLDHNDFVQLVLADEDDKISASLLATTVHPYQEPTKLISLDGNGLTTSDLVALGQGLYKIKLTPEAVDRVNKSRAVIEGFTTEGKVVYGVNTGFGKFAHTRIPAEQLVQLQENLVRSHSAGVGPPLSVERTRMLLAQRINVLAKGYSGISMETLDAMIKAFNASCLSWVPEKGTLGASGDLAPLAHLALGLMGEGRMWSPQSGWADAEAVLKGNGLKPLVLKPKEGIAAINGTQLISSLGAEAVERALGVARQADVVAALSLEALRGSARPFHHAIHAVRPHPGQIEVAERICALLDSPIFPSQISESHRSCNRVQDAYTLRCIPQVHGIVNDTIKFVRMIITTEMNSATDNPLVFAESGETLSCGNFHGEYPAKALDYLAIGVHELASFSERRIERLVNPALSELPAFLVKDGGLNSGFMIAHCTAAALVSESKALCHPASVDSLSTSAATEDHVSMGGWAARKALRVVEHVEQVLAIELLAACQALEFLRPLKTTAPLQRVYQLVRSVVSAWDKDRIMSPDIEAAHTLLRQQKVWAEIQPYMDEYRNKMQA
- the LOC133397072 gene encoding histidine ammonia-lyase-like isoform X1 is translated as MLTGQQRHQTNVPKQAASPPAPWCPGTCYLVGNGQVTTPNRKQRTDGLRGVRKSWRGPITKDAASSCQRTSSYLIRVCFGGDWFRVAIGVPSPSVRSLGSTALQRYYRASNLEKGPGESEFGMRRCRSGELLDHDDSAAAVLDHNDFVQLVLADEDDKISASLLATTVHPYQEPTKLISLDGNGLTTSDLVALGQGLYKIKLTPEAVDRVNKSRAVIEGFTTEGKVVYGVNTGFGKFAHTRIPAEQLVQLQENLVRSHSAGVGPPLSVERTRMLLAQRINVLAKGYSGISMETLDAMIKAFNASCLSWVPEKGTLGASGDLAPLAHLALGLMGEGRMWSPQSGWADAEAVLKGNGLKPLVLKPKEGIAAINGTQLISSLGAEAVERALGVARQADVVAALSLEALRGSARPFHHAIHAVRPHPGQIEVAERICALLDSPIFPSQISESHRSCNRVQDAYTLRCIPQVHGIVNDTIKFVRMIITTEMNSATDNPLVFAESGETLSCGNFHGEYPAKALDYLAIGVHELASFSERRIERLVNPALSELPAFLVKDGGLNSGFMIAHCTAAALVSESKALCHPASVDSLSTSAATEDHVSMGGWAARKALRVVEHVEQVLAIELLAACQALEFLRPLKTTAPLQRVYQLVRSVVSAWDKDRIMSPDIEAAHTLLRQQKASAPQTKSTTQHSKYRVCVSFDCFQVWAEIQPYMDEYRNKMQA